In Mongoliitalea daihaiensis, one DNA window encodes the following:
- a CDS encoding fasciclin domain-containing protein gives MKNFSVIVRFLCFISVLAIFLCCNSEDMPTSQEGSLWEIIEAEPDFSLLRTAVRRAGLDSALRAVGPITLFAPTNAGVERTLQELGVSNINQVPVDFLQAVLLYHILPGRNLSSLLSTGTKETLLPGFILNIQVGGNVIRLNEEYQVTTANVDARNGVLHIIDGMMIPPTNTLLDVAQENGYTTFVAAVVAAGLEEQLVQEGPFTLMVPSNAAFAAYFTANNLSVNEFLNSPNLQEILGYHMIPGLLQSSAFQRDERNTLLDIPMYFSQAPNGNFFLNGLSRITQTNQAADNGLIHEIDQVIIQPTQNIAEYLLAQTLSANPEFSMLVKALNRAALLEVFVGRFEDNFTLLAPTDQAFQALLESLDVSSVDDIPVETLTSVLLYHVIDERFFVPDLREGASIPTLLEGASVQVNLADNKINNALLIPAKRNILTENGVIHGIDQVLIPE, from the coding sequence ATGAAAAATTTTAGTGTAATCGTTCGCTTTTTGTGCTTTATAAGTGTGTTAGCGATATTTTTATGCTGTAATTCTGAAGATATGCCAACTTCACAAGAAGGCTCTCTTTGGGAAATCATTGAAGCTGAACCAGATTTTTCATTGTTGCGTACAGCAGTGAGACGTGCAGGCTTAGATTCTGCTTTGAGGGCTGTTGGGCCGATTACTCTTTTTGCTCCTACCAATGCAGGTGTTGAAAGGACTCTGCAGGAGTTGGGGGTCAGTAATATCAATCAGGTTCCTGTTGATTTCTTACAAGCGGTCTTACTTTACCATATCCTTCCTGGAAGAAATTTGAGTTCGTTGTTATCAACTGGCACCAAAGAAACCCTACTTCCTGGGTTTATTTTGAACATTCAAGTAGGGGGAAATGTGATTCGGTTAAATGAGGAATACCAAGTTACCACTGCAAATGTGGATGCTCGTAATGGGGTTTTGCATATCATTGACGGAATGATGATTCCCCCCACCAATACCTTGTTAGATGTAGCACAAGAAAACGGATATACTACTTTTGTAGCTGCAGTTGTAGCTGCGGGATTAGAAGAGCAATTAGTTCAGGAAGGTCCCTTCACACTGATGGTTCCTAGCAACGCAGCTTTTGCAGCATATTTTACGGCGAATAATTTATCAGTGAATGAATTTCTTAATTCACCGAATTTACAGGAAATTTTAGGTTACCATATGATCCCTGGTCTTTTGCAGTCTTCTGCGTTTCAGCGGGATGAGCGCAATACACTGTTGGATATTCCGATGTATTTCAGTCAAGCTCCCAACGGTAACTTTTTCCTAAATGGACTTTCCCGTATTACCCAAACTAATCAGGCTGCTGATAATGGACTCATCCATGAGATTGATCAGGTGATTATCCAACCCACGCAAAATATTGCTGAATATTTATTGGCCCAGACACTTTCTGCCAATCCTGAGTTTTCAATGTTGGTAAAAGCATTGAACCGAGCAGCCTTATTGGAAGTATTTGTTGGCAGATTTGAGGATAATTTCACTTTGTTAGCCCCCACCGACCAAGCATTTCAAGCATTATTAGAATCATTGGATGTTTCAAGCGTAGATGATATTCCTGTAGAGACTCTTACTTCAGTTTTATTGTATCATGTAATTGATGAACGATTCTTTGTACCTGATTTGCGCGAAGGTGCGAGCATTCCTACCTTACTTGAAGGTGCTTCAGTACAGGTAAATTTGGCTGATAACAAAATCAATAATGCTCTTTTAATTCCTGCTAAGAGAAATATTTTGACTGAAAATGGTGTAATTCACGGAATTGATCAAGTACTTATTCCAGAATAA